The following proteins are co-located in the Gloeocapsa sp. PCC 7428 genome:
- the psb28 gene encoding photosystem II reaction center protein Psb28, which produces MAQIQFFRGVDEEVVPDVRLTRSRDGSNGTATFYFQNPQALSSEATEEITGMYMIDEEGTITTREVKGKFVNGKPEALEVFYLMNSPDEWDRFLRFMQRYAETHGLEFSKS; this is translated from the coding sequence ATGGCTCAAATTCAGTTTTTTAGAGGCGTGGATGAAGAAGTTGTTCCTGATGTGCGGTTAACGCGATCGCGTGATGGAAGCAACGGTACAGCAACTTTTTACTTCCAAAATCCCCAAGCGCTTAGCAGCGAAGCGACAGAAGAAATTACCGGAATGTACATGATTGACGAAGAGGGAACAATCACAACTCGCGAAGTCAAAGGTAAGTTCGTCAACGGTAAGCCAGAAGCCCTAGAAGTATTCTATTTGATGAACTCTCCTGATGAGTGGGATCGTTTCCTGCGCTTTATGCAGCGCTATGCCGAAACTCATGGCTTAGAATTTAGCAAGTCGTAA
- a CDS encoding GTP-binding protein, whose protein sequence is MQSTATSDHQAMDAPKRGLPVTIITGFLGSGKTTLLNHILANQEGLKTAVLVNEFGEIGIDNELIIQTGDDMVELSNGCICCTINNDLVEAVYKVLERQDQVDYLVVETTGLADPLPVALTFLGTELRDLTRLDSIITMVDAANYSLDLFTSQAAHSQIAYGDVIILNKADLVEEAELERLEGKIREVKEGARILRTTRSQVPLPLILSVGLFESDKYFDAEDEHHHHDHDHDHHHHDHDCEHDHHDHHHHSHHLENDGFTSISFQSDKPLSIRKFQYFLDNQLPETVFRAKGILWFEESPKRHIFHLCGKRFSIDDEEWNGEPKNQLVLIGQNLDHDTLRRQLENCVTLPSVSRGRGFGK, encoded by the coding sequence ATGCAATCTACAGCAACTTCCGATCATCAAGCAATGGACGCTCCAAAGCGCGGTTTGCCGGTTACTATTATTACGGGTTTTTTGGGTAGCGGTAAGACAACTCTACTTAATCATATCTTGGCAAATCAGGAAGGCTTGAAAACTGCGGTTTTAGTCAACGAGTTTGGTGAAATTGGCATCGATAATGAGCTAATTATCCAAACGGGTGATGATATGGTGGAACTCAGCAACGGTTGCATCTGCTGCACCATCAATAATGACCTTGTAGAAGCAGTTTATAAAGTTCTCGAACGTCAGGATCAAGTTGATTACCTCGTAGTAGAAACAACTGGACTCGCCGATCCTCTACCTGTAGCGTTGACTTTTTTGGGAACTGAGTTACGCGACTTAACGCGCTTAGATTCGATTATCACCATGGTAGATGCGGCAAACTACAGTTTGGATTTGTTTACTTCACAAGCCGCGCATAGTCAAATCGCTTACGGTGATGTGATTATTCTCAACAAAGCCGATTTGGTAGAAGAAGCCGAGTTAGAGCGCTTAGAAGGTAAGATTCGCGAAGTCAAAGAAGGTGCTAGAATTCTGCGAACGACGCGATCGCAAGTTCCGCTACCATTGATTTTAAGTGTTGGTTTATTCGAGTCTGATAAGTATTTTGATGCTGAAGACGAGCATCATCATCACGATCATGACCATGACCATCATCATCACGACCACGATTGCGAACATGACCACCACGATCATCACCATCACTCGCACCACCTAGAAAACGATGGCTTCACCTCAATATCGTTTCAAAGTGATAAACCGCTATCGATTCGCAAGTTTCAGTATTTCTTAGATAATCAATTACCTGAAACTGTATTCCGTGCTAAAGGTATTTTGTGGTTTGAGGAAAGCCCCAAACGTCACATTTTCCACTTGTGCGGTAAGCGCTTTAGCATTGATGATGAAGAATGGAACGGTGAACCGAAAAATCAGTTAGTGTTAATTGGGCAAAATCTTGACCATGACACGCTGCGCAGGCAATTAGAAAACTGCGTTACTCTTCCTTCGGTATCGCGTGGTAGAGGTTTCGGGAAGTAA
- the dtd gene encoding D-aminoacyl-tRNA deacylase, with amino-acid sequence MRVVIQRVKSSQVAVDGEIVGKIGRGLNLLVGIADTDAEAELDWMVRKCLELRIFPDEGTSGDRFSKSVQEIGGELLVVSQFTLYGDCRKGRRPSFDRSASPKVAIDLYYLFVSKLRQSGLTVETGIFGAMMQVLIENDGPVTILLDKERTEY; translated from the coding sequence ATGCGTGTTGTCATTCAACGAGTCAAATCTTCGCAAGTTGCCGTTGATGGTGAAATTGTCGGTAAAATTGGGCGAGGACTAAATTTACTTGTAGGGATTGCTGATACCGATGCAGAAGCCGAACTCGATTGGATGGTACGCAAGTGCTTAGAGTTGCGCATTTTTCCTGACGAGGGTACTAGTGGCGATCGCTTTTCCAAATCTGTGCAGGAAATCGGCGGTGAATTATTAGTTGTGAGTCAGTTTACGCTTTATGGCGACTGTCGCAAAGGTCGTCGTCCTTCTTTTGACCGTTCTGCTTCGCCTAAAGTAGCTATAGATTTATATTATTTGTTTGTGAGTAAGCTACGGCAAAGTGGTTTAACAGTGGAAACTGGCATATTTGGTGCAATGATGCAAGTTTTGATTGAAAACGACGGTCCAGTTACTATTTTACTCGATAAGGAGCGTACTGAGTATTAG
- a CDS encoding PAP/fibrillin family protein, producing the protein MVDKATLLEAIAGKNRGLLATEQDKQAILIAIAQLEDRNPTPRPVEAGELLEGNWRLLYTTSKGLLNIDQLPLLKLGQIYQCIRVATTSVYNIAEVYGVPFLEGMVAVSARFEPMSDRRIKVKFERSILGLQRLVSYKSPGEFISQIEAGKRFAAVDFRLDSREQQGWLDITYLDNDLRIGRGNEGSVYVLSK; encoded by the coding sequence ATGGTAGACAAGGCAACATTATTAGAAGCGATCGCCGGCAAGAATCGGGGATTACTCGCAACGGAACAAGACAAGCAAGCGATTTTAATTGCGATCGCTCAATTAGAAGACCGTAACCCTACTCCTCGCCCCGTCGAAGCTGGGGAATTGCTGGAAGGTAACTGGCGACTTCTGTACACGACAAGTAAAGGTTTACTAAATATTGACCAATTGCCATTACTCAAGCTTGGTCAAATTTATCAATGTATTCGCGTAGCAACAACCAGCGTATACAACATTGCAGAAGTTTATGGCGTTCCTTTTTTAGAAGGCATGGTAGCGGTTAGTGCGCGGTTTGAGCCAATGAGCGATCGCCGCATAAAAGTCAAATTCGAGCGCTCGATTCTCGGATTACAACGTCTAGTAAGCTATAAGTCTCCAGGTGAGTTTATTTCGCAGATTGAAGCTGGTAAAAGATTTGCAGCAGTTGATTTTCGGTTAGATAGCCGCGAACAACAAGGATGGTTAGATATTACTTATCTTGACAATGACTTACGCATTGGACGCGGTAACGAAGGTAGCGTCTACGTGTTGAGTAAATAG
- the cysS gene encoding cysteine--tRNA ligase, with product MTLTLYNTLTRRKETFTPLQAGKVKMYYCGVTVYDYCHLGHARACIVWDVVRRYLQWRGYEVKYIQNFTDIDDKILNRAREEGSTMQAVAERYIQAYFEDMDRLNIKRADAYPRATHTLDGIKRLVYELEQKGYAYPADGDVYYAVRQFNPYGKLSGRKLEDLQAGASDRVNVEDPEYQKKKDPFDFALWKGAKAGEPAWDSPWGAGRPGWHIECSAMVRDNLGETIDIHAGGADLIFPHHENEIAQSEAVTGKPLANYWMHNGMVTVDGEKMSKSLGNFITIRELLDRPTDPMAVRLFVLTAQYRKPIDFTDEAIAAATNGWHTLKEGLLFGYQYGKQLGWEERGARSEERGSHLILIPEVVQRFEEEVDDDFNFPGGLAVLFELAKDLRREGNVLVHQGKTETPPEQLKQQWHTLVTLAQVLGFEAEPEAETIVDGISDEEIENLIQQRLTAKKAKNFAQADRIRNELQNQGITLIDQPGGVTRWHRN from the coding sequence ATGACCCTAACGCTGTACAACACGCTTACCCGTCGGAAAGAAACCTTTACGCCGCTGCAAGCAGGCAAGGTAAAAATGTATTACTGTGGTGTCACAGTCTATGATTACTGCCACTTGGGTCATGCACGGGCGTGTATTGTTTGGGATGTCGTTCGTCGATACCTACAATGGCGTGGCTATGAAGTCAAGTATATCCAAAATTTCACAGATATTGACGACAAAATTCTCAATCGGGCGCGAGAAGAAGGATCGACGATGCAAGCAGTTGCCGAACGTTATATCCAAGCGTATTTTGAGGATATGGATCGGTTGAATATCAAAAGAGCCGATGCTTATCCGCGTGCAACGCATACGCTTGATGGAATTAAGCGCTTGGTATACGAGTTAGAACAAAAAGGCTACGCCTACCCCGCTGATGGCGATGTTTACTACGCGGTACGTCAGTTTAATCCTTATGGTAAGCTTTCGGGGCGCAAATTAGAAGATTTGCAAGCAGGCGCAAGCGATCGCGTCAACGTCGAAGATCCAGAATATCAAAAGAAAAAAGATCCGTTTGATTTTGCGTTATGGAAAGGTGCAAAAGCTGGAGAACCCGCGTGGGACTCACCTTGGGGCGCAGGGCGTCCTGGTTGGCATATCGAATGTTCCGCGATGGTGCGTGACAATTTGGGCGAGACGATTGATATTCACGCTGGTGGTGCAGATTTAATTTTTCCGCATCATGAAAACGAAATTGCCCAATCCGAAGCTGTGACAGGTAAACCGTTAGCCAATTACTGGATGCACAATGGCATGGTGACAGTAGATGGCGAAAAGATGTCCAAGTCTTTAGGTAACTTTATCACGATTCGGGAATTGTTAGACCGCCCGACAGACCCAATGGCGGTGCGACTGTTTGTGTTAACCGCGCAGTATCGCAAACCCATCGATTTTACCGATGAAGCGATCGCCGCCGCGACGAATGGTTGGCACACGCTCAAAGAAGGACTGCTGTTCGGCTATCAGTACGGCAAGCAATTAGGATGGGAGGAGCGAGGAGCGAGGAGCGAGGAGCGAGGGAGTCATTTGATACTGATACCGGAAGTTGTGCAGCGCTTTGAGGAAGAAGTCGATGATGATTTTAATTTTCCTGGAGGGTTAGCAGTTCTGTTTGAGTTAGCTAAAGATTTACGCCGCGAAGGAAATGTTTTGGTACATCAAGGCAAAACGGAAACTCCACCAGAACAATTAAAACAACAATGGCATACGCTGGTGACTTTGGCGCAAGTGTTAGGGTTTGAAGCCGAACCCGAAGCAGAAACAATCGTCGATGGTATCAGCGATGAGGAAATTGAGAATCTAATTCAACAGCGACTTACAGCAAAAAAAGCGAAGAATTTTGCGCAGGCGGATCGAATTCGTAACGAACTGCAAAATCAGGGTATCACGTTAATTGACCAGCCTGGTGGTGTAACGCGATGGCATCGCAACTAA
- a CDS encoding Rpn family recombination-promoting nuclease/putative transposase: MFDNICKFLVENFSSDFANWLLGKSLTFTELSPSELSLEPIRADALILLEAEEVVLHLEFQTQPKIDIPFRMIDYRLRVYRRFPFKQMHQVVIYLRQSTSELAQQTTFVLEKTRHQFEVIRLWEQPTSVFLQYPGLLPLAVLSQTRNRVETLQQVAQEIVKIPDQRVQNNVAASAFILAGLVLEKDIVQQVLRRELMQESVTYQALVEEGRAEGLAKGLAKGRAEGRAEGRAEGRAEGRAEGLQEGIQEGIQEGVRSVAANLLREGMAIEMVARVTRLSLEVVQQLASSINGRGA, translated from the coding sequence ATGTTTGATAATATCTGTAAATTTTTAGTCGAGAATTTTTCTAGCGACTTTGCTAACTGGCTACTCGGAAAATCGCTGACTTTCACCGAGTTAAGTCCTTCAGAACTATCATTAGAACCGATTCGCGCTGATGCGTTGATCTTGCTAGAGGCAGAAGAAGTTGTACTACATTTAGAATTTCAAACTCAACCCAAAATTGATATTCCATTTCGGATGATTGATTATCGACTGCGCGTGTATCGTCGCTTCCCCTTCAAGCAGATGCACCAAGTCGTCATTTATTTACGACAATCAACCTCTGAACTCGCACAACAAACAACGTTTGTCCTCGAAAAAACACGTCATCAATTTGAAGTCATTCGTCTTTGGGAACAACCAACAAGTGTTTTTCTACAATATCCAGGCTTATTACCCCTCGCAGTTTTGAGTCAAACTCGTAACCGTGTAGAAACATTACAGCAAGTAGCGCAGGAAATCGTTAAGATTCCAGATCAACGCGTACAAAACAATGTTGCCGCGTCAGCATTTATTCTAGCTGGGTTAGTATTAGAGAAAGACATTGTGCAACAGGTACTGCGGAGGGAACTCATGCAGGAATCAGTAACGTATCAAGCTTTAGTAGAAGAAGGACGTGCAGAAGGACTCGCTAAAGGACTCGCTAAAGGACGTGCGGAAGGACGTGCGGAAGGACGTGCGGAAGGACGTGCGGAAGGACGTGCGGAAGGACTTCAAGAAGGCATCCAAGAGGGTATTCAAGAAGGAGTGCGTTCAGTAGCTGCTAATCTATTACGCGAAGGAATGGCGATAGAAATGGTAGCGCGAGTCACTCGGTTATCACTGGAGGTAGTGCAGCAGTTAGCAAGCAGCATTAATGGCAGAGGTGCGTGA
- a CDS encoding bifunctional diguanylate cyclase/phosphodiesterase has product MLPSRTNSYWQRKLPETEIKRLKALCQYQILDTVPEAHFDNITRLAAYICKTPIAAISLVDAQRQWFKSKIGFMATEEPRDITFCAYTIELAELFVVPDTLVDERFATNPFVVGDARIRFYAGAPLMTPDGFILGTLCVLDHVPRELSCEQIQFLRILADQVVAQLELRRNLKDLKQNIVKRQKSEAKLRHHVFHDELTGLPNRSLFIKRLKSATLKAKWQTDYLFAVLFIDLDRFKVVNDSLGHMVGDQLLIATACRLKACLRPEDTVARLGGDEFVILLDNIKNINDAIDVAERLQAKLSLPFNLTGHEVFTSISTGIALSTTADRQAEDLLRDADTAMYRAKVLGKARYEVFDTEMHDSVVKLLQLENDLRRAIERQEFEVYYQPIVLVETGKITGFEALIRWQHPTRSLLNPADFISVAEETGAIVPIGYWVLFEACRQLRTWQLEFSAQSLTMSVNLSSKQFSQPDIVEQIVHILQSTNLDAHSLKLEITESTIMENAESATAMLLRLRDLGIEIYLDDFGTGYSSLSSLHRFPVDVLKIDRSFINTINRSDEKTKIVQVIMSLAQNLGMDAIAEGIETVEQMMQMKTLQCKYGQGYLFSKPLDKNAAAALIASII; this is encoded by the coding sequence ATGCTTCCGAGTCGTACCAACTCTTATTGGCAGCGTAAACTACCTGAGACAGAAATCAAGCGTTTGAAAGCGCTTTGTCAGTACCAGATTTTAGATACTGTTCCTGAAGCACACTTTGATAACATCACTCGCTTGGCTGCTTACATCTGCAAAACTCCAATTGCAGCGATTAGTTTAGTCGATGCCCAGCGCCAGTGGTTCAAATCAAAAATAGGGTTCATGGCAACAGAAGAACCCCGCGATATTACTTTCTGCGCTTATACTATCGAGCTAGCTGAATTATTCGTTGTTCCAGACACTTTAGTGGATGAGCGGTTTGCCACCAACCCTTTTGTCGTTGGCGATGCTCGAATTCGATTTTATGCGGGTGCGCCCTTAATGACTCCTGACGGTTTTATATTAGGAACTCTATGTGTACTCGATCATGTACCACGCGAATTAAGTTGCGAACAAATACAATTTCTAAGAATTCTAGCTGATCAAGTCGTAGCGCAATTAGAGTTGCGACGCAATTTAAAAGATTTGAAACAAAACATTGTTAAACGCCAGAAATCAGAAGCGAAACTACGGCATCATGTTTTTCATGATGAATTAACAGGTTTGCCAAATCGATCGCTGTTTATAAAGCGGTTGAAGTCGGCAACTTTAAAGGCAAAATGGCAGACAGACTATTTGTTTGCTGTGCTTTTTATCGATTTAGATCGGTTTAAGGTTGTTAATGATAGCCTTGGGCATATGGTTGGCGATCAGCTACTCATTGCAACTGCCTGTAGATTAAAGGCGTGTTTGCGCCCTGAGGATACGGTGGCTCGCCTTGGAGGCGATGAGTTTGTTATTTTGCTTGATAATATTAAGAATATTAATGACGCTATTGATGTAGCAGAGCGGCTTCAAGCTAAACTGTCATTGCCGTTCAACCTGACAGGACACGAGGTCTTTACTAGCATTAGTACAGGCATCGCCCTCAGCACAACAGCTGATCGCCAAGCTGAAGATTTGCTTCGCGATGCTGACACGGCAATGTATCGAGCGAAAGTTCTTGGTAAGGCTCGTTACGAAGTTTTTGATACAGAAATGCATGACTCGGTTGTCAAGCTTTTGCAACTAGAGAACGATCTACGACGCGCAATTGAACGTCAAGAGTTTGAGGTTTACTACCAGCCGATTGTCTTAGTGGAAACGGGAAAAATTACTGGTTTTGAAGCGCTGATCCGCTGGCAACATCCAACGCGTAGCTTGCTTAACCCAGCAGATTTTATTTCGGTAGCAGAAGAAACTGGAGCGATCGTTCCGATTGGCTATTGGGTACTTTTCGAGGCGTGCCGTCAGTTGCGTACATGGCAGTTAGAATTTTCTGCTCAATCTTTAACAATGAGCGTGAATCTTTCTAGCAAACAGTTTTCACAACCAGATATAGTTGAGCAAATAGTACATATTCTGCAATCAACGAATCTTGATGCACATAGCTTAAAGTTGGAAATTACAGAAAGTACAATTATGGAGAATGCAGAATCTGCAACTGCAATGCTTCTGCGATTAAGAGATTTGGGTATTGAAATATATCTCGATGACTTTGGTACAGGCTATTCATCTTTAAGTTCTCTACACCGCTTTCCTGTTGATGTCCTCAAAATTGATCGTTCTTTTATTAACACTATCAACAGAAGTGATGAGAAAACAAAGATTGTTCAGGTCATTATGTCACTGGCTCAGAATTTAGGTATGGACGCGATCGCAGAAGGAATAGAAACTGTCGAACAAATGATGCAAATGAAAACGCTACAGTGTAAATATGGACAAGGATACCTATTTTCTAAACCTTTAGATAAAAATGCAGCGGCAGCATTAATCGCGTCCATAATATAG
- a CDS encoding AI-2E family transporter produces the protein MASQLNRNRGFVTNLLLIVATGFLILLLWQLRSLLVTVMIAVVIAAAIAPVIEKAERLRVPRWLAVTSVYLTLLAIVIAAGLIIGPTVAEQLQTLVSLIPVYLDNLRTLAENIALRLGTEQPEFIDRFFDTQALTSWIIGSGQQLIVRSYGFTRSIIDGVLSLILALLISGYMVAGRENLIKGIVNLFPQPWDKRLDAQVIPISQRMGGYIQGRVLVSGILGIAITLGLGILGLSEFALALGVIAGFTNLIPFIGPVLGAVPALIVALSQGGLTFFWVLLLFVIIQNLETYVLDPLLVGSSVQVHPLYQLLAVLGGTQVLGIIGAVIVPPWIAGTSVLLENLYLQPKRLAEGKEASEENVVKVQSSV, from the coding sequence ATGGCATCGCAACTAAATCGCAATCGTGGATTTGTCACGAACCTGCTACTGATTGTAGCGACAGGTTTTCTCATATTGCTGTTGTGGCAATTGCGGAGTTTGCTCGTAACGGTGATGATTGCAGTCGTGATTGCGGCGGCGATCGCACCTGTTATCGAAAAAGCTGAAAGACTCCGCGTACCACGCTGGTTAGCAGTTACTAGCGTTTATCTTACTTTACTCGCGATCGTCATTGCAGCCGGATTAATTATTGGTCCTACTGTAGCTGAACAACTGCAAACTTTAGTGAGCTTAATTCCGGTTTACCTCGATAATCTCCGCACTTTAGCAGAAAACATTGCTTTGAGGCTAGGAACTGAACAACCTGAATTTATTGACCGCTTTTTTGATACGCAAGCCTTGACAAGCTGGATTATTGGTTCAGGTCAACAACTTATCGTACGTTCTTATGGCTTCACGCGCAGCATTATTGATGGCGTACTAAGTTTAATCTTAGCGCTGTTAATTTCTGGCTATATGGTTGCTGGGCGCGAAAACTTAATCAAAGGAATTGTTAACTTATTTCCGCAACCTTGGGATAAACGCCTTGACGCGCAAGTAATTCCAATTAGTCAAAGAATGGGTGGTTATATTCAAGGTCGAGTTTTAGTATCTGGAATTTTAGGAATTGCCATAACGCTGGGTTTAGGAATTTTAGGCTTGTCAGAGTTTGCCTTAGCTTTAGGTGTCATTGCTGGCTTTACTAATTTAATTCCTTTTATTGGACCTGTTTTAGGTGCGGTTCCTGCTTTGATTGTGGCACTTTCCCAAGGTGGTTTAACTTTCTTTTGGGTACTTCTATTATTTGTCATCATCCAGAATTTGGAAACGTATGTACTCGATCCTTTGTTGGTAGGTTCTTCGGTACAAGTTCACCCACTGTATCAACTTTTGGCAGTGCTGGGTGGAACTCAAGTCTTAGGTATTATCGGTGCTGTCATTGTTCCTCCTTGGATAGCAGGAACTTCAGTACTATTAGAAAACCTTTATTTGCAACCAAAGCGTTTAGCTGAAGGGAAAGAAGCGAGTGAAGAGAATGTGGTAAAGGTGCAATCTAGTGTTTAA
- the mraY gene encoding phospho-N-acetylmuramoyl-pentapeptide-transferase, with amino-acid sequence MEAKSSSESSFYLSGTNLLVLLSVALSVAAFVLDWTANRLPWQVTSLSLPLIICGVVTAGIGYGVVPLLVKLKTGQVIREDGPQAHLKKAGTPTMGGVFFIPVGIVCAAILSSFATNVVAVCLLSLGYAAIGWLDDWQILRRKSNKGISPRMKLALQIGFAVVFCLWLWWSQASITTVSLPFGYTLPLGLLFWLLAVFVLVAESNATNLTDGVDGLAGGTVAIAFLGLGALVAPTAPELMIFCACMSGSCLGFLVHNRNPARVFMGDTGSLALGGALAAVGLLSNSLWALFILSGIFFVETLSVMAQVGYYKATKDDNGVGKRLFKMAPLHHHLELSGWSELQVVAVFYLINVILVGVCLWLSS; translated from the coding sequence GTGGAAGCTAAATCATCTTCGGAATCTTCATTTTATTTATCTGGTACTAATTTACTTGTGTTATTGAGTGTGGCACTCAGCGTTGCCGCATTCGTTTTGGATTGGACTGCGAATCGATTGCCTTGGCAAGTGACTTCGCTCAGCCTACCTTTGATTATCTGTGGAGTCGTGACTGCGGGGATAGGGTATGGTGTCGTGCCATTGCTAGTTAAGTTAAAAACTGGGCAAGTCATTCGTGAGGATGGTCCGCAAGCGCATTTAAAGAAAGCAGGCACGCCAACTATGGGAGGCGTGTTTTTTATACCTGTCGGGATTGTCTGTGCGGCAATTTTATCGAGTTTTGCAACTAACGTCGTTGCAGTGTGTTTGTTGTCATTAGGATATGCGGCGATTGGTTGGCTTGATGATTGGCAAATTCTCCGACGCAAATCGAATAAAGGAATTTCGCCACGGATGAAGTTGGCTCTACAAATTGGGTTTGCGGTAGTATTTTGTTTGTGGCTGTGGTGGAGTCAAGCTAGTATTACTACAGTAAGCTTACCTTTTGGTTATACTTTGCCATTAGGTTTGCTATTTTGGCTGTTGGCAGTTTTTGTGCTGGTAGCAGAGAGTAATGCGACTAACTTAACAGACGGTGTTGATGGCTTAGCTGGGGGAACAGTTGCGATCGCATTCTTAGGATTAGGTGCCTTAGTTGCGCCTACAGCACCCGAACTAATGATTTTTTGTGCTTGTATGAGTGGTAGCTGTTTAGGCTTTTTGGTACACAACCGTAACCCAGCCCGCGTATTTATGGGAGATACTGGTTCGCTTGCCTTGGGCGGTGCCTTAGCTGCTGTCGGATTACTCAGTAACTCACTTTGGGCGTTATTCATCCTAAGTGGTATCTTTTTTGTGGAAACGCTCTCTGTTATGGCGCAAGTCGGTTACTATAAAGCAACGAAAGATGACAATGGTGTCGGCAAACGTTTATTTAAAATGGCACCTCTACACCACCATTTGGAACTCTCCGGCTGGTCAGAATTACAAGTTGTTGCTGTTTTTTACTTGATAAACGTTATTTTAGTTGGAGTATGTTTGTGGCTGAGTAGTTAG
- a CDS encoding DUF3134 domain-containing protein: MRNSALREEPRDQPAGVIPLKNESSLLDWLESSGRLIARDNQEPNYLDDEEEIAGLMDPDDMSYDLDDDDDIVEVED; the protein is encoded by the coding sequence ATGCGTAACTCTGCTCTGCGTGAAGAACCCCGCGATCAACCAGCTGGTGTGATTCCTTTAAAGAATGAATCTTCGTTACTCGATTGGTTAGAGTCATCAGGTCGCTTGATAGCGCGTGACAACCAAGAGCCAAATTATTTAGATGATGAAGAAGAGATTGCAGGTTTGATGGACCCTGATGATATGTCCTACGATCTTGATGATGACGATGATATCGTCGAAGTGGAAGATTAA
- a CDS encoding molybdenum cofactor biosynthesis protein B codes for MAHQPHPDTTSIAVNCAVITVSDTRTFETDKSGQIIKQFLLDAAHNVGAYTIIPDEPIQIQDQLQSLASNVDLDAVICNGGTGIAPRDTTYDAIANLLEKTLPGFGELFRYLSYQEIGSRAIASRAIAGVYQNKLIFSLPGSSNAVKLGMQQLILPELVHLVSQIRGNKVKS; via the coding sequence ATGGCACATCAGCCACACCCCGATACAACAAGCATCGCAGTTAACTGTGCTGTGATTACAGTAAGTGACACGCGCACGTTTGAAACCGATAAAAGCGGTCAAATTATCAAACAGTTCCTTTTGGATGCGGCTCATAATGTGGGGGCGTATACGATTATTCCAGATGAGCCAATACAAATTCAGGATCAACTACAAAGCTTAGCGAGTAACGTTGATTTAGACGCAGTTATTTGCAACGGTGGTACTGGAATTGCCCCCAGAGACACCACTTACGATGCGATCGCCAACCTCTTAGAAAAAACTCTACCTGGCTTTGGCGAGTTGTTTCGTTATTTAAGTTACCAAGAAATTGGTTCGAGAGCGATCGCCTCACGAGCGATCGCTGGCGTATATCAAAATAAACTTATTTTCTCGCTCCCTGGTTCTTCTAACGCAGTCAAACTAGGAATGCAGCAGTTAATACTACCAGAACTGGTACATTTAGTGAGCCAAATTAGGGGAAATAAGGTTAAAAGTTAG